One window of the Candidatus Stoquefichus sp. SB1 genome contains the following:
- a CDS encoding glycosyltransferase family 4 protein gives MSKYVFISNSTKPNQDEYESLEDIKLSNVNRPCLKIANEMGYDVILGVNRKYPEKLKCPEMDITFYDSHTFRSIFAFKDNYIAYKNLCEILKKGEVEVIHCNTPIGGFIGRVCGKKYKVPKVIYTAHGFHFYKGAPLFYNTIIKWIEFFLAHWTDVIITMNEEDYQNALKMKLRNNGKVYKVNGVGINIEEISNIDLNRLDARKSMNINMDEFVCIGVGRIEKNKNYEMCIKAIHQTKNKNIHFLICGDGKKRKKLEKLAKKLNVEKQIHFLGYREDVFKLLKVSDCYLSTSKREGLPRALMEAMSVGLPCIVSDVRGNRDLINHNEGGFLVSPKDYKEIGARINLLVNNPNLRKEMSNINLERIKAYDVKGVNNLIKKIYLEVSEI, from the coding sequence TTGTCTAAATATGTATTTATTTCTAATAGTACGAAACCTAATCAAGATGAGTATGAGTCATTAGAGGATATAAAGTTATCCAATGTAAATAGACCATGTCTAAAAATAGCAAATGAAATGGGATATGATGTTATATTGGGTGTTAATAGAAAATATCCAGAAAAACTCAAATGTCCTGAAATGGATATTACTTTTTATGACTCTCATACATTTAGAAGTATATTTGCTTTCAAGGATAATTATATTGCTTATAAAAATCTGTGTGAGATATTAAAAAAAGGTGAGGTAGAAGTCATTCATTGTAACACACCTATTGGTGGCTTTATAGGAAGAGTATGTGGCAAGAAATATAAGGTACCTAAAGTTATATATACAGCTCATGGCTTTCATTTTTATAAAGGAGCACCTTTATTTTATAATACAATTATAAAATGGATTGAGTTTTTTCTAGCACATTGGACAGATGTTATTATAACAATGAATGAAGAAGATTATCAGAATGCATTAAAAATGAAATTAAGAAATAATGGTAAAGTTTATAAAGTCAATGGTGTAGGTATAAATATAGAAGAAATTTCTAATATTGATTTAAATAGATTAGATGCACGAAAATCAATGAATATAAATATGGATGAATTTGTTTGCATAGGAGTTGGAAGAATAGAAAAAAATAAAAACTATGAAATGTGTATTAAAGCTATTCATCAGACTAAAAATAAAAATATTCATTTTCTAATTTGTGGTGATGGGAAGAAAAGAAAAAAATTAGAAAAGCTAGCTAAAAAATTAAATGTAGAAAAGCAAATTCATTTTTTAGGATACAGAGAAGACGTATTCAAATTATTGAAAGTTTCAGATTGTTATTTATCAACATCTAAAAGGGAAGGTTTACCAAGAGCGTTGATGGAAGCAATGTCAGTTGGATTGCCTTGTATTGTAAGTGATGTTAGAGGAAATAGGGATTTGATTAATCATAATGAAGGTGGTTTTTTGGTATCACCTAAAGATTACAAAGAAATAGGTGCCAGAATAAATTTATTAGTTAATAATCCCAATCTAAGAAAAGAAATGAGTAATATTAATCTAGAGCGAATAAAAGCGTATGATGTTAAGGGGGTTAATAACTTGATTAAAAAGATATACTTAGAAGTATCTGAGATATAA
- a CDS encoding sugar transferase: MYNRIKRFIDFLISLIILPILLLLIIIVGIAIKLDDGGPVFYFGERIGYHGKIFKMFKFRSMKVNAPDLRYDDGSTYNAENDPRVTKVGKFLRRTSLDEVPQFFNVLLGDMAFIGPRPDSAFYLSEYTDEERVILSVRPGITGYNQAINRNSVSTKEKLQNDIIYVNKMSFFFDVKIIFMTIVSVLHSKNIYRDTNKEETIVELEEK, translated from the coding sequence ATGTACAATAGAATAAAAAGATTTATCGATTTTTTAATATCATTAATTATTTTACCAATTCTACTGTTATTAATAATTATTGTAGGTATTGCAATAAAATTAGATGATGGAGGACCAGTTTTTTATTTTGGAGAAAGAATAGGATATCATGGGAAAATATTTAAAATGTTCAAATTTAGATCTATGAAGGTTAATGCTCCTGATTTAAGATATGACGATGGATCAACTTATAATGCTGAGAATGATCCGAGAGTAACTAAAGTTGGTAAATTTTTAAGAAGAACAAGTTTGGATGAAGTGCCACAGTTTTTTAATGTGTTACTAGGCGATATGGCTTTTATAGGCCCAAGACCAGATAGTGCTTTTTACTTAAGTGAATATACTGATGAAGAAAGAGTAATACTCAGTGTTAGGCCTGGCATTACTGGATATAACCAAGCAATTAATCGAAACTCCGTTTCAACTAAAGAAAAATTACAAAACGATATTATATATGTTAATAAAATGTCTTTCTTTTTTGATGTAAAAATTATATTTATGACTATTGTGAGTGTGCTTCATTCAAAAAATATTTATCGAGATACTAATAAAGAAGAGACTATTGTTGAACTTGAGGAGAAATAA
- a CDS encoding ATP-grasp domain-containing protein, whose translation MKKIMILGASELQLPAIQCANSMGIETIVLDFDANAIGRNEASKFYEVSTLDYDKVLEIAKFEKIDGIMTICSDRPMTVVARVGEKLGLNTISYETALKATDKGLMRKALFENNVPIPQFFICRTYEDVEHAVNSIQGECIFKPSNNSGSRGIYLYDENKNLQDAYSYSKQYSTDNIVLVEEFMKGPEVSVEAFVINGEVNIIQITDKITTGAPYFVEMGHTQPSSLPNDIQSQIRKVAIKGIQALNIDNGPAHVEIKVTEQGPKIVEIGARLGGDYITTDLVPLSTGVNMVELTIKNALNFPVDIKKLFLKSSAIRYINDELEIPEEFKTKVTYYFNKDIQLSDIKSSNDRRGYYIIQTMNLDELDSVISEIQRINERR comes from the coding sequence ATGAAAAAGATAATGATATTAGGTGCAAGTGAATTGCAATTACCAGCTATTCAATGTGCAAATAGTATGGGAATAGAAACAATAGTACTTGATTTTGACGCTAATGCTATTGGGAGAAATGAGGCCTCAAAATTTTACGAAGTAAGTACATTAGATTATGATAAAGTTTTAGAAATAGCAAAATTCGAAAAAATTGACGGTATTATGACTATTTGTAGCGATCGACCAATGACAGTAGTAGCTAGGGTTGGTGAAAAATTAGGATTAAATACGATTTCGTATGAAACAGCTTTAAAAGCAACTGATAAAGGTCTAATGAGGAAAGCATTGTTTGAAAATAACGTGCCAATTCCTCAATTTTTTATATGTAGAACATACGAAGATGTAGAACATGCAGTCAATAGTATCCAAGGTGAATGTATTTTTAAGCCATCAAATAACTCTGGAAGTAGAGGAATATATTTATATGACGAAAATAAAAATCTACAAGATGCATATAGTTATTCAAAACAATATAGTACTGACAATATTGTGCTGGTAGAAGAATTTATGAAAGGCCCAGAAGTTAGTGTAGAGGCCTTTGTAATAAATGGTGAAGTAAATATTATTCAAATTACAGATAAAATAACAACTGGAGCGCCATACTTTGTAGAAATGGGTCACACCCAACCTTCATCATTACCAAATGATATACAATCTCAAATTAGAAAAGTTGCTATAAAGGGAATACAAGCATTAAATATTGATAATGGTCCAGCACATGTAGAGATTAAAGTTACAGAACAAGGACCAAAAATTGTTGAGATTGGAGCAAGGTTAGGTGGAGATTATATTACTACTGATTTAGTTCCATTATCAACAGGGGTTAATATGGTTGAATTAACTATAAAAAACGCTTTAAACTTTCCTGTAGATATTAAAAAGTTGTTTTTGAAAAGTTCGGCGATTAGATATATTAATGATGAGCTAGAAATTCCAGAAGAATTTAAAACTAAAGTGACTTATTATTTTAATAAAGATATACAATTAAGTGATATAAAATCAAGTAATGACAGAAGAGGATATTATATTATTCAAACTATGAATCTGGACGAATTAGATAGTGTAATATCGGAAATTCAAAGAATAAATGAGAGGAGATGA